caACTTCCTAAGTTCCTAAGTTCTTAGttccttccttttttttttcctagttCTCACCGAAACGGCAACCGCATACTAAACTCACTCACTCTGACAGAACTACTAACTCCCCGAATGTTGGAAGGAGAATCAGCTGGCACGTGGGCGCGCACGTGCGACACGTGCCGCTCCGCAGCCTCCACCGTCTTCTGCCGCGCCCACAACGCCTACCTCTGCGCCTCCTGCGATGGCCGCGTGCACCACGCGTCCTCCTCCTCTTGGCACGAGCGCGTGTGGGTCTGCGAAGCCTGCGAGCGGGCCCCCGCCGCGTTCCTCTGCAAGGCCGACGCTGCCTCCCTATGCTCCTCATGCGACGCCGACATCCACTCCGCCAACCCCCTCGCAAGCCGCCATCACCGCGTCCCCATCCTCCCCATCGCCGCCGGCCACCACTCTCACGTCGAAATCGACGTCGCCGACGACGACGATGGTGCTGACGTGGATGACGAAGACGAAACCGCTTCCTGGCTCTTGCTCAACCCTGTCAAAACCGGCACTGTCCCTAACAGCAACAATAATGGGTTCTTGTACAGTGGTGAGGTTGACGAGTATTTGGACCTTGTTGATAACTGTAACTCGTGTGGTGACAACAACCACTTCGCTGCAACCACCACCACTGCCACCACCGCTGATCATTACGGTCAGCACCATCATTTTGATGCTGTTTCTCAGAAGAGTTATGCCGGGGACAGTGTGGTTCCGGTTCAGCAGCACCAGCATTTTCAGCTTGGCTTGGACTTCGAGAACTCTAAAGCTGCCTTCAGTTACAATGGTTCTATTAGTCAAAGTGTAAGCCTTTCTAATTCCCTTTTTCCTCTTTTcctttggtttttgttttttgttacgAACACGTACAAAATATGAAAACTTTTTTCGGTATTTGAACTGTACTTCGCCTTCTACTAGAGCTAACTCTCGTGGGTGGTTTACTTTTCTATTGTTCATTCATGTAAACCTCAAATTCATCCAAACCAAGCTATTGGGAGGGGGAAAGTGGTGCTTTTTGTTTGACTTGGGTTGTGGTATATATTATACTACACGTTCCTTCTTTTGACAGGGTGGTTTTCTCCCTTTTGGCCTTCACGTGACATGTTTTTTGTCAAAGTTTTCGATTTCACAAATAGTTTCCTTTCCTGGCATGTCCAATGCCAGCTTTAACTCTCTGGACGAAGTTCTGTTTACCCTGTTTTTGGCCTGGGGTATCTCATAATCTGTCATGTTGGACTGTTTGCCATTAATTCGACCAGTTCCGAGGTCGTGTTTCATGTTTGGTTTAATTTGTACAGAAATGGTGTCTCCATTCGTTCTGCAACTTTTTCTGGCTCTCTTTACCTTTTTGCCTTTACACTTTTCCTTTATCGGAACGAATCTAAAGGAAAATTAAGTATCATACTTTCTTTCTATGATAAGATTGTTTCCTTCAGTAAACAATTGAAAACTTTCTGCCTTTTTATTCTACTAAATGTTAATGTGAGAGTGGATCAATTTTCTATATCATACATATATGCATGCAGTTGCCGTTCTCTCACTATAATTTATTCTGTAGTACACTCCGTCATGTCCTTTAACAAGGAGCAAACAAGTTCTGTCACTGACTTGTTCTAAAGCGCTAAAAGCCATATCCCTCTAGATTCTCGTACTTTTGTAATCTCAACCAGTTTTTATACATAAGCATAGGAATATTAATCATATTCATCAATTGTCTGACCTAGGATTCCCCAAGATGTTCTTTTTATCTCGAACTTGTGATCTCGTGAACATTATTAACTGGTGTTCGTGTTTGCTTCCTTTTTCGTTGAATTCAGATTTCAGTTTCATCGATGGATATTGGTGTTGTACCCGAATCACCGATGAGGGATGTCTCAATTTCCCTTACAAGGCCCCCAAAGGGACGATTGACCTATTTTCTGGACCCCCCATTCAGATGCCTTCACACTTTTCTCCAATGGACAGGGAAGCCAGAGTTCTAAGGTacagagagaaaaagaagacaaGAAAATTTGAGAAGACAATCAGGTATGCCTCAAGGAAGGCCTATGCAGAGACCAGACCCAGAATAAAGGGTCGATTCGCCAAGAGAACAGATGTGGAAGCTGAAGTGGATCAGATGTTCTCCACAACACTAATTACAGAAGTTGGATATGGCATTGTTCCCTCTTTCTGAATATGCTGTGTTGAACAAAAATGGCCACAAGACAGAGACGTGATCAATAGAAATGGGGCAACCTCTTATGTACTAAGTTGTTTTTTGttcataatgtattttttatgtaatcTAATTACTCCCAGTTGCACTAATCGGAtgcttttattattttgtttactgTATTTTGAATGAAACTTGTATTTGTAAATACAGTCCTTGTATTGAATTATAGTCAACATATCTTTcataagttttcattttctccATTTCTATCATGGTGTATAATTTGCTTCAAAGATGACCAACCAATAACTTCTGTTTGTGCTGTTTGTCGTTTCATTTAGTTGCAATCACTTCACTCAAATTCAGTGGTGAACAGATATTTAGGGACCAAGACTAATTATCTTTGTCAAATATCATGCAGGTGCATTGAACTTGTTGTGGCTTCAGTTTtggtttatattatatattcgtTTCTCCTCTTTTTCTCTTTATGATTTCCACTGTTCATCATTCCTCTGCATAAAATGCTCTTATATCATCAAGAAATCATGAGAGCTTTTGGCATATTTGGCTAAAAGTGAGAGAATTCTATTTTGGAGGAAAGAATGCATTTAAAAACATTGATTAGAAACTTAATGATTAAGGTTATACATATGGACTAATATTGTGTCTGTGTTTCTGTTGTTAGGCTTTCTAGTTTACTTTTGGAAGTGAATTTTATGCTTTAACATGTGTGTTCTTTAATTTTGAGAAGTCAAAAATGCTTTTGTAACAGTATAGCATATTCCTACAGAAAAAAGGATATTTTTATGATGTCTCAAAgtactttttgaaaaattgtgaaCAAAATTGCTACGAGTTTTTCgtataaaaaaatgcatgaactTACTTTTAAACTTTTAGCTTTAACATGCTCTTGATTATTATAGTCTACAAATAACTGGGAAGTagattttaatctttaactCTACAAAATCTGACAAAAGTATTATGTTTTTCTCATTCCAAGTAGTATATTTCGTACAGTAAATTGAAAGTGCTGTAACAAAGTTCCATTGCACTTTTTGCCCTCATGAGAGTGAATGTTTGACAAAAAGTAGAAGGAAACGAATCTAAGCCAGAGTTATCGAATGATCAGAAACATGAATCAAACAATGATGCTTTTTGGTTTAAGTTTCAGGTTGTCATGGTccataaatatttgaataatcaGTATCTGCGATTCTATTTGCTGCAGATGACTAGTGATAGCAAACAAATATTCATTCCTTCCCACATATCATGACTTCAAAGCATCATGATACCAGATCAAAATGGTTACAGATCAGCACcaaaattacaataaaacttttttcttttcttctctttcactGAAAAAGTAGGATACCTCTGATTTTAATCTTGTACTCTCTGTTAAGTAGAATATTCATTCAAAATAGAATAATCAATGTAGCATTGGCTATTTGTCTATAACATGCACAAATTACTGTCATACACTTCTACTCTATACATCTTTTCTTAAGCAGTATTTATAGTAgtctgaatatatatatttttatgttttatttatgccactacttttctattttcttaaggtATAAAAGTATCCGATTAAAGAGACAAGAAACTTGTGTTATAATAAGTTTCTTACTAAGTTGTCCTAACAAGTTTCTTAGTTCAATCAGTTTACTGAAATAGTGGTCCTCGAACAAAAGTGGCtgcacttttttattttaggaaAGGCATGAGACACAAGTAGAACAAAGAAGAAATGGTGGTGGCTGCTGTCTTTTGATAGTATTGATACACAAATATATACGAGTCGGTCACCAAAACTAATTTGACTCTTATACAACTGATAAGTCTATATATGAGTTGGTCATCAAGATTAACCTAACTCTTATAAAATTGATAAGTCTTTATAAATGAGTGAATTCATCgagaaaaaacaattaaaatgagATCAGAGTCTAACTCACACAAACGAGTAACAACACCTTTAATCTAAAATCTTAAGACAGTGAATTTATGCATTTTACTTTATATGTTgctcaattttttcatttttatccgGTACCGGTACGAGACTTAGACTCTTTCTTGTATTCTGAATGAATGGTACCTTTTGTTTGGTATGCATGCCACACAAACTGCAAAACTACAtgcactcaccaaattgacaaATTGATTCTAAAGTGGAAAAGAACATAGATTCCCTTTCcgctatttctttttcttttgagcaAAAAATTTCCATGCCTTGAACACATCCTGCATAACTTAGCCAACTTCTTGGAAATTTTGGATCTAAATGTTtatataaaggaaattttcTGTTACTGCTGAGTCATAAGAAACTGTGATATTTGAATATCATTATTGTATTTGCATAACCATAACTAGATTGTTCATTACCTTCCATCATAGGCATGTATTTCATGTTAAAAGTTATTAATGTATCATTTGTGCAACTCAGAATAGTCTTTACATATAATCGTAGCATGTAGCATAAGAGGGAAAAGGGTTCTTTATATGAAAGAGTTACTTCAATCTTGAAAAGCAAACATGTGCGTGGCCCCGAATTAAGCACAGTGAAGCATGGCCAAAtattttgcttttgctttaagATCCACAAACTCTAAGAGAACCAAATCCACCTTGCTAATTTTCCAGCAGGAAAAGTAACACAAACAATGACAAAAGTGTTCCAATTATTGATGAAATCTAGTAAGTTTCCACCATGATTATGGAGGAAAGACAAGAACAGAGAAAAACAAGCTCATAAAGGGTGtagttttattattgttttttttactttaaaaaatgagtACACAAGTAGTGAAGATCTCACCTTTTGAAACTGATTTTGTTCCATGTTTTCAAAAtctatatatgaatattatgacttattattattatttttataacactTTCATTTGTGACATAGATTTGAATGGACAAATGAACAAATGAAATTTAAGTAACTCTATAactcttacaaaatattttatattacaaaagttagtgaaaaaaaatacataaaagataaaagtttggataaaaagtaaaattaatataatgtgcaatattttaatattcaaccTATTCAATTTATTTCTCCTTATATTATCCTTCATGTATTagcattttatcatttttttccttaCATTTGAGTAATTATGGTATACTATATctagtaaaaattataatattatatagttTGGCTTGGTTAATTGAGTAAGATGCATGAGTTAGTGTGAACTCCCTTGCATGTGTTCAATTCCTTAATTCAATGCACCCTTGTTTTGTACTTTCATCTTAATTGTTCTCATAAAATTGATGCAAATTATAAAACTTGGAGGCTTCAATAAtttacattgttttttttttactaagtGCAGTAaactttcaattattttatttaaaattatgcacggactcttattttatatttcttaattccaatttttgtaagcattttttaaaataaaatatctttctaCAAAGTACATCTTGAAATAACAAATGGATAGCAGTTGAGAGTGAAATCAGAAAAGTAAGTGTAATTACTTCACACTGACATACCCACAACGCAAAACCTCTAACCTTCTTCACTACTTGACCACTTCAAAATTtcaccccaaaacccaaaccctaacTTTTACATTTACAATTACCATCTCCATCACTTTCTCTTTCTCAATTTTCCTTCTGCAATAGAATCCTTCAAATCAACAATTCACTGAGCTGTGAATCAATGTGCTGGAGCAATTAGGGATGAGGGGTTGACGGGTGATGAATTAGGATTAAAGGGTATTTTAGGGATTAAGGATTTTGTTGGGgcacagaaaaaaaaagggaggTACAGAAAGAAATAGCCCAGACCTAACATGAATCAACACTCGTGAAGGGGCCCAAGAATTGGAAATGCAAAGGCCCAGTTTTCATGTATATGTTGGCTTCCGGTAAGCCCATTCGAAAAGGGCCGAATCATGTTTATAAAGGCCCAGCTTAAAGCAAACTAGAGAAACCCTTTGCCGCCATTGCCGCAACTCATTCATTCATTTATCGCCACCACCGGCGAAATCCCAAACCAGTTTTTCTATCATCTCTTTCCACAGCAGGTGCGTTTATTCTCTGGCGCGCAACTTGCTAAAGGGTCATtggcaatttttattttatttttttatttttttgtgattatCGTTCTTGAGTTTGGCAGATTTTGAAGCAGAAACATGGTGAAGAAGAGAAAGCGCAGTGATAGTAGTGAAGTTGTTGCACAGCCCAAAAAGGAAGATGCTGCTCCAGAGAGACCAGCGAGGACCCTTCTGGGTTGGAAGGATAAGAGTCAAGTCACTGATGAAGTAGATGACAATAATGTTGCTTCACCAAAATTCAGGAACAAGGAGAAGGTTTTGGTCACTTGCTCTAGGCGCATCAGTTACAGGTACAACCTAATACACACCccataatattttacatattttgtgTGCTTTTTCGAGTTTGGATTACTCTAATTTTGTGTCTTGATTAAGTTTAAGAACAGAGAAATCTTGTATATTGTGATGGTATTCATGGTCGGAGTATTTATTTTGCATTAATTTGTAGGTACCGACATTTGATGTTGAACTTGGTGTCACTTTTGCCGCATTGCAAGAAGGATAGCAAGGTTGAATCAAAAGAAACTAAAGGCGCTACCCTTAACGAGCTTGTGGAGCTCAAAAGTTGTTCctcatgtttattttttgagGTATTTTATGTATATGCTACAAGGTTTTTTCAGTGCTGTGTTACTTCAATTTAGGATTGATGTGTTGTTAAGTTCTGTAGGCTAGTATTTGCATTATTTTTGCGCTATTTGGCAAAGTTGAAGCATGCTAATAGGTAGAAGAATTCTTTTGTTGGTTACCACTGTTGATGCTATTTCATTTTTTACGTATCAATTTCAGTGCAGGAAGGGAAAAGATCTTTATCTCTGGATGGCCAAATGCCCCGGTGGCCCATCTGTAAAGTTTTTAGTTAGTGCAGGTAATTTTCTGATCCGATCATTGTCATAATGTTAATATAACACTACATTGCTTGCTCTGATTGTGTAGAGTTCTGATGTCTGTATACTTTAGGCATCACTGGTCATTATTCCCAGTGAACTATGACTTTgtgtttctctctctctctctgtcgggactattttttgtaaacttttagtgATTTTCCCTTTTCCTCCACTGCTTTTTCAGTGCATACAATGGAGGAGTTGAAGCTCACGGGAAATCACCTAAAGGGTTCTCGTCCACTTTTGACGTTTTctgcaaattttgaaaaagatgcACATTGGAAACTGTTAAAGGAGATGTTGTTACAGGTATGTGGTTGGTTTCTTTCTTTGCAAGTCTTTGTTTTTGTCCGTATAGTTCCATCCAAGGAAAGATTAGGAAAgctttaaatttatgtttattactCTCATATGTGCACTTTCATATACAAGGTAAAGGTTAGCTTGATCATTTCATCTTAGTTTGTTGATTCATGATGTTGTACACCATGAATTTACGGCATAATTGCTTCAGTGCTATCAACCAATGTAATTGGAATCTTACATTTTGGTTGTCATATATTCGCCTTGGAGTTTTTTCTCAGTTTATTGTCCTGATCGGAGAAAATTCAATTGACGTTATTGTTATGTCCACCAATTTTCACGTAGTTTAGATGTCCACCAATTTTCACGTAGTTTAGATTGAGTTAGCTGAGttctgtttaatttatattttctgtgTGCAGTTGTTTCTATTTCTGATACTGTTGTCTGTCTACTGTATTTGATAATTTCTGATacactatttctttctttttgtttagaTATTTGAAATACCAAAGGACCATCGAAAAGCTAAGCCCTTCCATgatcatgtttttgttttctcaatAGCTGATGACCATATATGGTTCCGGAATTACCaggtttgtgtttgtttttgcGCAAGATGTTAAGAATGTCCTTTACTACTTTTGAATTAATATAGAGATTAAAATCTGGAGATTGTTAGGAGCATCTTTTCTGCCTACTTCTAAACAAATTAAGTGTATACATTGTTATTATAAGTATGTTGATTGCTCTTTTTAGCCACAGGTTGATGATTGAAGTGATGTTTGGGTTGAGCACTTTTAACCTTTACTCCTTTACTTTCTTATAAACATTACTGAAGAATCAACTTATCTGTACATTTCAATTTGAAGGATTCGTGTTTGAAAAgatttcaataatatataaagaatgatTTAACCACAACAATTTTGAAGATGGAGGATATTTGACCATTATAAcgagtttaaataaatttgatctaCTACCAgtgtaaaacattttatttgtaaatttataaacatatattCCACTATGGTATTGTTTCTTAAGCGCAAAGGAAACTATGATGGTCAGTCTTATCAGATCAGTGATGTCTGAATCAAGTGCTGATTTTGGTTTGACCTGTGCAAGCCTGCAATAGACGTTCTACTCGGTTTTTGTTGGATAATAAACCGTTAGATTGAGTAATTTGTGTTATACTCATGACATAGTCATTAGAGGAcaatagttatttttagttGTTCGCCATACTCGTATTTAATGCGAACATTATGTGGTCTCATTTTCTCCaactatataatattgttttttccATGACACTATTGTATTATTTTCTGCCTGTTGCTAATGCCTACTGATGAATGTTACATCTTTATTCCATTGCAGATTTCTGTTCATCATAATGAATCAGACAAATTACCAAGGGGAGGCCTTGATAAAATGACATTGATTGAGGTCTGAAAACTGGTTCTTGATGTATATTTTGATCTTTCGATTTCTAACATTCATTTAACCTGTGAGCAAACTATTTGTTTAGGTCGGTCCACGGTTCTGCTTGAACCCAATCAAAATATTTGGTGGCAGTTTTGGTGGCCCAACATTGTATGAGAATCCATTCTATGTATCTCCAAATCAGGTACCAATGAATGTATATTTTCATGTATgcttaaaatttctcaaaaactctactaataataattatatctgTGATTGGTTGCTGGTTGTGATAGATTCGAGCTttggagaaaaagaagaagtctGGAAAGTTTGCTAAGAAGGTCAAAGCAAAGACAAGGAGGAAAATGCATGAGATGTCTAATCCTTTGGAGCCTGATGAGTTTGCAGATATGTGGAAAGATTGATTTTAATTACAGCCACATCTAaagagtaagaaaaaaaaatcatatgccACCTTATATCCATTCATCATGAGATGGAACATTTGGTTGGCAGCTATAGCCTTTGATGTGAATTGCTCTATATGTTCAGTTGGAGATATAGGTTGTACTTCTGTTTATCCTCCATAGCATGTAAGGGAgacttttttattcttaaattttattttctgtaaTTCATGCGGGGGCTTGTTGTCTTATCAAACATTGATTTGTtggaaattaaattttggtaGAGAAGATTTCAGTTGAGTTTGAGATTGGTTTGAATGTTATGTTTATTGTGAGGTTCCTCCTATAACATATAAGTTCGTTTGAGCTTTCATCCCCTCTTTCAGTGTTTTCAATATGGTTTGTTTAGGGTTGCTCTTTGACAAAAAGATATTGAAAGTATTTTAGTTGATTAGTCCCTTtgaaaattatcaatttattaatcaaatttaagATCTATAAGCTGATATTCTCAGAAAACTATAAATGGATGATATTACGCTTGAAAAGTATTACGCATAGaacaaaagtataaatataataaccaatttttttttttgtataaatatacaTCCTCTTCAAATAGAAAGGAGTTTTCTTCATTCTAAAACATATAATTGTGAAGGAAAACCGTTTgagaaatgataataaaattaataaaccaccgacaatttattttttctccctCAAGAAAACTTGGTCTATTGATAAAGTttgaaacaatataaataatcacAAAAACCAGTATGTTGAGATAAAGGATACAGTGGAACTGCATAATTCTACGGATCATTTATGATGAAACCAGACTTTAGGATTCAATTTGCTAAAGAATTTTAATATGGATTTAGATCCACAAATGTGAATCTCAACTTTAACCAtaacatttttgtcttttagtTAGGTGTATATCTAGAAGAGTAGTATTTGGTTAGCACTTAAAGTCAGGGCCACAAAATAAATGTTGGCCTCATGTAACTCCAAAAGAAACAGAACATATTCCAATTTTAACTCTGAAACCAAAAATCCAATCACCAttgtttctttacattttttgttCCAATTGGCCTGAGACATGAACTGAAACATGTTGTGATCACACTAtgataacatatatttaaatatgtttatgtGGAGTTGGAATATGTGAGTGAGTGCTGGGTGGCCCTCCAACAAATTTCTTAACCTCATGAGTTCCTAAGTCTTAAGGACAATGACCCTTCCATCAACCACTCCCACTCAGTTATTTTATTCCAATTTACCCCACAAAAAGATTTTGCTTTTTCTCACCTTAATCGACCAACTAAGTGACCATTCTATTTTCCACACACCAAATCCATTATGTCAGTCCACAGATTTGTCCTGTTATAGTACAATGGATcacattagaaaaataaaaacactaacCCCATTATGTGTTTCTCCATTGTTTTGCAATGCCACAGcacaataattatagttcttaacTTCCTGACACACTCGATTATGATTATTTCTTTGAATTGCTGCACTGCTCTTGTTCAAGCAAAAGATCTTCATGTTTCCTCTTTCACAGTGTACACGATTCTATGAATTTATATTACTGAACAAAAAAAGTAAACGTTTAAATCAGATGAAAGTAGcgcaataaatattttttatatttatttatttttaaataactgtGATATTGCACTTCGTCGTATAGTTTTACAAACTAATATTGATTTTCTTCGATTCAAATTATTACTTCTTCTTGTATAATTCCTTGTAATTAAGAAGTGTGACTAATAATTGTAGTTCCGTGTCTCTTAAACGTTTGTGGGGCCTATTTAGAGACTTTTAATAGAACAACAATTTCAGGtttctttttttgttgcttCATTGATACAATATCAAATAATCCATTTGGAAGTTACAAAACAACCAACGGAATAATATAAGTCACACATTATCCGAATTAGATTCCTTAAAGGGTATTTATGAAGGATACAACAAGTGTGTCGTGATTTAGtttatttccaaaataaatgagactttcatattttttaagtaatctTTAGAAAGGTTGTTTTCGAGTTTAATCTGGAACAGAGACTCAGTTAGGACATGTTTTGGATTTCTGTTTGAATTTCAATACACTCCTAATAAGACTCGTTTCTTTTCTACAAAGGTAAACAATGATAAAGAGTAATATAAAAGGGTATGAAGTGttcttttgatatttaataaaagttgaatcataattatacaatttaatgaATTTGTATTTAGTTTTGTTGCTGATGCATCAATTGCTATGTAATACAGGTTAAATGAATcaagttataataaaattgtgatGCTTTAATTATTGCCCTTTTAAGtcaaaaaaattgtactttaattattaattacaacttTTGATTTGATTATGTGATAAACATtcaattcaataataataattgatattaggTTTAACTAGTCAGATGTTACCTACTTTTGTtcagatgtgtcagtttggtactcGCTTTTAAAAACGTGTTAATCAAATCTCAACTTGTGAAGAAGTGTCTCAATCATATTCTTTTCAAGACAAAAATTATTAAGGTTGTTAACTTAATTCAtaacttttaccactaaattttaatataaatatcaatacttaattttgtaagtcattttaaatatcaatatcattaacggttttaataattttttgctaaaaaaaacctaattaagacatattttcaaaagttagaACTTAATTAATACCTTTTGAAAAACAGATATCAAACTGACATATCTAAACGAAAGTGAATATCattcgactaattaaaccttgaTATTATACTTCAAACACTCAGAAAAGGAATCAACAATGATTTGAAGTTTCACACAACACAACCTCAAAGAGATgaagaataacaaaaatacGATCAAGAAATAACAAATGGGCGTTTTAGTAACTTCAGAACATTCCCTTTCATGTAAGATCCATAACTGTAGCACTTGTACTTAATCAAGTAATATAAATTGATCAAACTCTATAACATCCACACCATTCCAAAATCAAAAATCAGTTTCCAAAGAAAAAGTTTGCAACTTCATAAAAAAAGTACCAAAAAGAATGAACTCAAGCAGAAGAAGTGAA
This region of Vigna unguiculata cultivar IT97K-499-35 chromosome 5, ASM411807v1, whole genome shotgun sequence genomic DNA includes:
- the LOC114183708 gene encoding LOW QUALITY PROTEIN: zinc finger protein CONSTANS-LIKE 2-like (The sequence of the model RefSeq protein was modified relative to this genomic sequence to represent the inferred CDS: inserted 1 base in 1 codon) — its product is MLEGESAGTWARTCDTCRSAASTVFCRAHNAYLCASCDGRVHHASSSSWHERVWVCEACERAPAAFLCKADAASLCSSCDADIHSANPLASRHHRVPILPIAAGHHSHVEIDVADDDDGADVDDEDETASWLLLNPVKTGTVPNSNNNGFLYSGEVDEYLDLVDNCNSCGDNNHFAATTTTATTADHYGQHHHFDAVSQKSYAGDSVVPVQQHQHFQLGLDFENSKAAFSYNGSISQSISVSSMDIGVVPESPMRDVSISXYKAPKGTIDLFSGPPIQMPSHFSPMDREARVLRYREKKKTRKFEKTIRYASRKAYAETRPRIKGRFAKRTDVEAEVDQMFSTTLITEVGYGIVPSF
- the LOC114183282 gene encoding ribosome biogenesis protein BRX1 homolog 1-like, encoding MVKKRKRSDSSEVVAQPKKEDAAPERPARTLLGWKDKSQVTDEVDDNNVASPKFRNKEKVLVTCSRRISYRYRHLMLNLVSLLPHCKKDSKVESKETKGATLNELVELKSCSSCLFFECRKGKDLYLWMAKCPGGPSVKFLVSAVHTMEELKLTGNHLKGSRPLLTFSANFEKDAHWKLLKEMLLQIFEIPKDHRKAKPFHDHVFVFSIADDHIWFRNYQISVHHNESDKLPRGGLDKMTLIEVGPRFCLNPIKIFGGSFGGPTLYENPFYVSPNQIRALEKKKKSGKFAKKVKAKTRRKMHEMSNPLEPDEFADMWKD